The DNA window CTTGTTTTGCTTTCTACTTTTTATTCTCAATTAGAATTTCTCTTCATGGAATCAtagtttaagaaataattatgaTTGTTAGTTAAGGGGATAGattaaggtttatttgaaaactttcgcttttaaCGCTTCTCAACGCTtagaaaaattttcaattttttggggaagggtcaaaagcgaaagttttttaataaaactttcgcaattaacaattaaaagcgagggttctttgaataactttcgcaattaccattttttttactaaatcaaacaattatttaattttctcaaataacccattaataaatgaaaaaatttcataaacaacaataataaaccaaaagataataataaatcataattcAAAACACACCAAATCTTACATCAGTTCGAACGAAAAAGATTactcataataaattaaacactaaAATCACTAATTAGAAGATGAAGGGGGAGGATGGGGTGGTTGATTATgcttcttaaaataattaacttgttgttcgagattctccagTTTTTGCTTGATTTTAGCATTATTCGCTTTTAGTTCAATAACCAATTGACCTCTTTCCGCGTCCCTCAATCGAATTTGCTCCAATTCCAACGCTAGTTGTCTCGCCTCTTCCGCAGATTTTAATGCTGCTATCAAATTCTGGTATTGTCGGGACAATTTTTCTGGTGTCTGCCGAATATTTTTCCATGATTCACtaatcctaaatgcatttcatatatattaatcaaacaaaataatcataatccaaatctaatataacttaaatcaaacacaataaccaaaatatatcatacatttaacaaaatctaacaacatcatatatatatatatatttaacaaacaaaatataatataaactaacataaatctaatctaaacaaaaacaaatctaaatgaaactaccaaacaaataaactaaactagcctaaatctagataatataaaagtaaccgataacaaatctaaatctaataattaacaaaacaaaataaatctaacCTGAATCTAGAAGAAGAAGTGAAGCGGCGGAGGCGACTGCGGCGcgggcggaagagagagaaaggagagaggcGGAATGAAAAAGATAAGGATTATGGTTGAATTTATAAAGGTAGTTATCGAAGGTTttatattactttcggttttgatattaatcaaaaccgaaggtttattgaaaacctTCGAAAATACCTAtcaccaaacttagaattatttttcatgttttttgggatgagtcaaaaccgaaggtttattggaaaaccttcgcaattaagaATTTCAGAAAaggtatttccgaaagtttattgaaaaatcttcggaaataaccatcaccaaacttagaattatttttcatgtttcttgggatgagtcaaaactgaaggtttattggaaaatatTCGCAATTAAAAAATTCAGAAGAGGttaaaccgaaagtttttttaataaccttcgcaattacccaatttccaacacttataattatttttgtttttttgggaaggtcaaaaccgaaagttctacaaagaattttcggtactaattagtaaacccgaaggttttacacccttttggaatctatttttaataccgaaagatttgttcctctcgggatcaattatgagagttttataaaaccttcggtaaaaattgtcggtaaaggtcgattttttaagaaatttgttGGCAGATTGCGGTGTTCTGGTAACAATAAAATTTGTTGTTAATGTTTGACGGGACTATTATGTTGGAATTTATAGGTCCCTATTATATTAAGAAATGgtataaaatgtcatttttaatataaaccaaaataatgtaattaatgCATTGTTCGGATAaacgtttttaaaaaaacatgggttatttaaaaataataattttttctgattttgagaaggtgataatatttttggataaaaagactaaaatgtattaatatataataataaaatacactaataatttataataaaatgtattttagtatatttttgttaaagaattaagtgatgtgatggaagagagagaaaataaaaatatatattttttggatttGGGTTATTCTTATAACCCAAAACGAACAAGATCCTAGTGTGAAATCATGTTTTTGAATTATCAAtgtatttatcattaatataaagtaagaataaagtaataatatggTATTTCTAATTACATAATGTTGGTTGGTTATTTTGTTATACGATTATTTTCTACGTTCTTATTAACATAGAGATAAAATTAGTAGATGTACTCATCAATTAAAACCATTCAAACTTTAATAAAGGAAATTGGGAGATtatcaattcaaataaactaTGCATTAAgacttaatttataataatttaaattagaattttatttcggataaTTCTAACCATTCATATTAGTGTTATCCTAATTTTATTATggcagtatatatatatatatatatatatatatatatataaaggatgcagatatatatatatatatagatttgagtaaTGAACATGAAtttgatgttataaatgatattGAGAATGATGTGGTAGCAGTGTGGacttgaaatttaataaaagatggtaatttgatttttcaaattcacTCACGGGTTGCCATGTCATTTCTGATACCATTCATGACAACAAATTCTTATGGAGAAACCAAATGGTTAAGAAATTCAGTAGTTTAGGAGAATCTATCTCAAATTCCTTATAAAGAAACGAAAGCGTTCTACTTATAGGCCTTGAAAATTATTTGGCAGAGACTAACAACGACATTTGTCAGCGTGTCGTTGATAGTCTAGATATCGAAGTATCTATAACGTAATATCTTTAATGGCTCTTTGTAAAACCGTTAAGATAGTCTATTATCTATAACGTCATTCACATATAGCCGTTATAAAtacctttttaaaaataaaaacgacTAACGTGATATTTGTAACGGTTATATAaagaaccgttacagatacttatatattattagggGTGAGAAtaattaccgatattaaaggtatatcgaaaatactgtatcgtaatatatcgaaaatatcgatttttaaggtataccgaaaaaaaggtaaggtatgataccgataccgaaattattggtacggtaaatgtatgagatttttaaaattttggtatatcaagatatactgaaataccgaaatagtatatataagttaaaatatatatatatatatatatatatatatataataattataaggaaataattaaataaatttgatattaatttaattatagaaatatattttttgaatatcaaaatataattatactgaaatattatttaatatatgaaatctTTACCTTACTaataagattgatttttttaaagttaatatgtttttttatgtatcatataataccgataccgtactGAAATCAAGGAAAggtaaatgtataatttttttatataccaaaattaaggtatatcgaaatcaagatatactgaaattaaggtaaggtaaagatATGCATTTTTTACATATCGAAATTTTTAGTAAGATATAAgatatggataaaacattaaggtataccgtatcGACCCACCCCTATATACTATCTGTAATGACATTCACATAGATCCGTTATAGATATCCttttggaaaataaaacgatAAACGTGATATTTGTAACGGTTATACAAAGCATCGTTACTGATTGTTTATAAATTTCTGTAACGGTCTTCCTTAGAGCTATTATTGATACCCTTATTTTAAACAACGGAGAGAAAACCATTTTATCAGTAACGACTCTTCCTTATAGTCGTTACTGATAGCTAGTATCAGAAAGACCCGGTAGAACTGTTACTGATACGAGACATCGGTAACGACTCTATAAGGACGTTACTAACCTTCGTTACATATAGTCATTTTCTACCGttgataattgaaaataatttcataaagcaacctaataaaaaacaagaatgtcaaaaaaaaaaaaaaaataaagaaaaatgaaagttccaaaacaatatatattatgttttcaataaaaataaatcttttaaatttgatttgacTTTAGCTCTTTAATAAATATGGATCCCATATATTAATCTTTTACTATTAACATTTtagatattttgaaattcaattgAAGATTAATGTCACAActttgttgatatttttttatattaaaaacataattgaaaaaattaaagatgttTTGTTGTGAAAGTAAGAAATCCAATTATTCATGTGTTACATGTCGagaataatatcaaaaaaattctttataagGTCAAAATCCCCGCTCCATGTATCTATATTATATGCTTCCATAAGCTAGCAGAAGATCAATAGCCAACAATAAACCCAAATTCCTTTCTAAATTCTTCAAAAAGTGTACTAATGACTCTCCATGTATTAGTAATACACCCAAAAGTTTTGGGTAGATTGTCTGTTTACATATTTTGGGTCCCTTGGATGAATCAGATAATGCATTGGGCTTTCTAGACGATTAtctattaataaaagtttatttaaaattgttaactAATATGAActcaagatttatttgaaaccgtaaaaattgaatttaaaaaatattagttatatactattattattatttatatatataattaagtattttatatattaataactttaaaaaacatatatatttaaaattaattaaataataagtaaatgacattataaaaaagttataattacaaaattaattatattaatttatttatctaagtaaataataaaaaatttcaataaatataaatttgttatttctaatgtaaaatcataaaattgaaattaattataaatttattatcgtatatataaaattttgtaactGGTTAACTttctttaaaatcttaaaaataaacttaaaattaaaaaaaaaaatgaaatatctaATAATTGAAATAGCCTATGGACCCTTTAACACACTCGACCCATAAACAAAGGTTCATTAATAAACCAATTATGCATAGGATTAGTCCACTTTAATTTAGCTGGTtaagaaaatcaattatttatttgaaaccctaaattattaaaaaaaaatattagttatatattatttacatctaaaaataaataaataaataacactaaaaaaaattatacttacaaaattaattaaatgagtttacctatttaaataaataataattcgttaaaaaaatttaaatataaatttactttatttttcaaatagtatagaattataaaataaaaataatttattaacttgtaaaatcataaaatctttaaatttaaaataataatactttaactagtttaagagtttaaaattcttttaaaatcgtaaatattaatattttaaatgttaaataaaaattccaaCTTTCTTGATTATCATTTAATTTGGGTGTTAACGATCAATTTTTTCCAATGATAACATACATTTAGTCCATTTTTTTTAACCCAAACTGATCATCCTAATCAACAATATATttgtgaaaatgaaaaaaaaaaaaaaaatctttattgaCGCAGTCAACACAGATCATAAAGTTTCCAAATCTAGTTTCAGAAAAAGAATAAAGACAATGCTAAGATCCTTAGCTTGCCACTACTGCATACAGAACCTTAGCttgtttgatatgtttttttttttttttcaagtttttgagttttctaaaattatattttcattataacaatgtcattttaataatcaaattactttaataatcaaattacttTATTCACcgattaaaatatcaaaatactcttactacatttttattaattttatattttaaatataaaaaacattttttactcaaataattttattttatttttatcaaataagggTTTCGTTGAATAAAACTTCAAAAAAAATACCCTAAAAACTCGAGATCAAACGATGTCtgagtttgtttgatgttgggttttatttgataaaaaatccTATAGAATGAAAAATTagtataatgtattttttaatttaaattttataaaaataaaattaatatattttgatattttaattgataaattttaatgattaaatggtttaaaagaaataagatgaGATTAAAAATCCAACATCAAAGAGCTCTTAGACATCACACCCAcctaatattattataatgttagtTTGTGctttttacttctttttttgtTCTCACAACATACAAAAACTATTAGAGCTTAGTGGGAATCATATTTATTGCATTTCAAGAttgatttgattaaaatgatatgtCATGCTTCTCTACCATCCCCATCTTCTACTCATCCCTTCTCCAATTTTATTCTCACAAGAATTtcctataaaagaaactcttaTTATCATGTCAACTTCAAACCATTTACCATGGCTCCACCACATGAAAGTGCCTTAGCCATTTCCTTTCCTCGGCTAAGGCCCTTGAGCTTACCCATAATCTCATTTTCATTGAGAGATCATTCAGGATCAGGGGAGGAGGAAAGCCACAAAGCTTTGGAAACAGTCCTCAAGCTTTACACTGCAATAAGGAAGCGAAATATCATCGATATATCTGACATAATCGCAAAAGAATGCCGTTGTATATCAAATCTTATCTCTAGTCCACAAAAGTTCAATGGAAAACAGGTATATGTACAATAAGGATCtaccattttttgttttttgagtGTATATGTTTCTGAAAAAATgaactttttattttgtaaatgtaGCAAGTGTTGAATTTCTTCAACAGTCTAATGATGAGTTTAGGCAACAGTAACATAGAGTTTGTGGTGCAACCCACAATTCAGGATGGATTGACTATTGGTGTTTCTTGGAAATTAGGtttgttttcttaatttcaATTCATGGAATCATTGAAAACTTCATCATTTCTCCGttctttttcatcttttttaatttggAAGCAGAATGTAAGAACACTCATATACCTGTTGGAGAGGGCTTTAGCTTCCACATATGCCATGTTTATCAAGGAAAAGTGGTCATTAGGTGAGAAAATCAGTTCAGATTTAAATCCCATACTTAGTTTCTTGGCTCgactttgattttgttttgttatgtttcaCAATGTTATATCTGATTCAGAAATGTCGAGATGTTCTTTAGGGAACCAATTGAACCCTTGCAGATGGTGAGAAATGTGTAAGGAATATgccataattttcttttgttgctTCAACTTGGGTTAACAGTTGAACCAATAAgaaattttcttctttttcttttggcaGAAACTTTTGGCTGCCATTGTTGCAATAGGAAACAAGATTGGTTCTTCTGGACTTCTTAGTGGTAGATCTAAAAGAGTCGCGCTTATTAAGATAATGTCATTTGTGGTTGTCGcgttatttttctttataaagtTCACATTTAAGTAATTAAACAAGTAAAATGTATGTCAAGAAATTCTATATTAATGTTTGGAAATTATAATTGTTGATTCTTGTTTCTTAAGGACTTTTTAGAATTCTAACTAGCccacttgtttaaaaaaattcttatgttTCTCTATAACCAAGTAATTCATGGTATAATAAGTTGATTAATACCATACTTAATGTTTTCATTAATCAAGAACGAAAGTTGGGGGCTTGAAGACGATCAGATACCGTCCTAGTCTCAACCATAAACGATGCCGACCAGGGATCAGCGGATGTTACTTTTAGGACTCCGTTGACACCTTATGACAAATCAAAGTCTTTGGGTTCCGGGAGGAGTATGGTCGCAAGGCTGAAACTTAAAGGAATTGACGGAAGGGCAGCACCTGGAGCCTGCGGCTTAATTTGACTTAAGGAAACCTCCAAAATGGTGACAAAGTTCATGGTTAATATAAGGTTCCTAAATTAGTTATGATCAACttaaaagttgtttttttttatcataatcatGATTCATGAGCAAAACTAGCTCTCTATAATTTTTGAGTTTCTTCTTCAGCTTgtatttaattaacaatattttcttttctatgGAAGAATGTTTGATCTGAATTTTATTAGGGgtatatttaagatttttttgaggttttttatttatttataaattctcaTCAACCTAACTATTAAATTACccatttattcaattaaaatattcttacttttatttttatcaatttaaattttaaatataaaaagaaaattttaataattgaactaactaaaattcaaataattttttttatcaaacatatgttttttgaaaaaacccaaaaaatacAAGATCAGGAGCTCTTGATATTTGATTTTCTAgactttaaaaaacaattacatcATATTATATACTATTGTTctcataatcaaattattttattgatcaattaaaataataaaatatttttactttactcttattaaattttaaatataaacaaacatttaaataactcattctaaataattacatattcatccaacaaatttatttatttatttaaaaaacccaaaaataaatcctaaaaaagtctaaggtagaacttaattaatatttttccttACAAAAATAGAGATGAGGATTAACATAGGAAATTATGAATTCTGAAATATAAACATCATTATGTTGTATCTAATCATTTGGATCTAAAAGTTATAACTGATATacacaaattaaagaaattagaCGAACTGTCCTTATCGCATTATCTTGAAACTATAgatctttattttttacttaaaaacaaataatttgataaaaaaaaacttaattatttaaaataaattattaaaatatcattttaaatttaaaatattattttatttttataatatttaattttaaaataactcacaAATTAGTTCCGTAGTAAGAGTCggtttaagagatcaaaatgtcACAAGTTCGAATAATGCATTTTGAGTTGAAACGGAGGGTCATGACCAAAACCgttaaaatcgagagtttacgtaaaatcgttttACAtatgtaaaatcgtaaaatctagattttactcaaaatcgtaagagtttacctaaattaatatttatttacattaataataaaaaatataaattttaaaataatatatattcaattcatatataaaaaagtcaaaataaatatttaatacaaaaattaatatttctaaaatatttaacaaatttaaattttataatataaatatattgtctaTTCAAAAATCATATGAAATTTAATTACtcatatttatgaatatatattaaaataataaataactaaataaagttaaaataatatatatatatatatatatattatttaaagattatattattaatttaaaaacctTAATTTCTCTATTTCTACTTTTCATTCTGTCTTTATTTTCCATTTCCCATTGTTGTTGCGGCACCTCAAAAAAGACTCTTTTCTTCtaacaataaaataacaatCCTTTCACACACTATTCTTTGAAGATGGCCATCTTTACTTTCTATCCTCCTTGGTAAATCGATTCATTTTCTTTAACACAATTTCGAttcttactcttcttcttcacatAACTAGATCTACAAGCAAAAGAATCTATAAGGTAAAATCGTTCGATAACTCTGATTTCAACGATTTAAATCGCAACTTTATTACGATTTTGTTTATAAACCTGTTTGTTTGACTCTTAAATCGTTTTCGCTTAGTCGACTCGCAAACTCGAACGAGTTTACGAGTTGACTTGCGATTTTGACAACTTTGGTCATGACTATGAGTATTACTATGAGTATATGAATATGGGTGTCATTCTAGTTTtacttaattcaaaaaaaataataaaatatttaatataaaaatataacaatttaatccaaataattatttaataattactcctcttcaaaaataaaatattcatttccttataaataatcaagattatttgaaataattccACATCATTGCTATCCTCCATTGTTGTTACATGtcaatttaaaatagtaatgatttaaacaataacatcaattatatcaattacctttttaaaaaaattaattaattcataatcatataatattaagtaaatttttaattctaaaaaagaaaatgatagtGGGGGTGGGGTGGAAATGGAAAGAAACAACATGTTGACTTGTACAATCCCATCCTATTTAGCAATATAATAATGGGTTTTGTTTAACGGTTACGAGTTCATTGGCCAGGATCCCCTGTTCCCAAATACATGTTAACTCATCCAATAAAATTCTAGCCAACCTGGTACCATTTCATCCAACCAATCATAAGCTTTCGTGCATGCAACACAGCTTCTTATTTCAGTTTGTGATCTTCACGATCTTTCTTCTTTCcctaaaaaaaatcttttatttctcAACTTCAATTTCAGCACCAGCTTAAAGGGTTATCCTTTTTTTTCTTGGTACATTATTACTGTTCTTAATTGTGATGTCTCTAGACATTGGGTTATCCCAAAAATTGGGTCTTGAAGAGAATTCAATAGAGGGAAAAGATGGAATTACAGAGGAAATGCTCTGTAGAAAGATGAACATGGTTAATTCAATTGACACTGAGGAGGAGaacgatgaagaagatgatgaaaagaTAGAATTGGGTCCGCAATGCACCCTTAAAGCCCAACTTGAGAAAGACAAggtttgttttttttctctcttttctctcctgGTTTCAATTGCAATTACAATTTGTTGGGTGAATTTAAGGATGATGAAAGCTTAAGGAAGTGGAAGGAGCAATTACTTGGAACAGTGGACATTGAGTCAATTGGGGGTAATGTTTTGATTTGGTTAGATCAATAGATAGATCCGTCCATGGTAGTTCTAATTTTCATCAATTGATCTAGCAGAAACAGTTGATCCAGAAGTAAAGGTGTTGAGTTTTGCAATAAAGTCTCCGGGCAGAACTGATATGATTCTTCCGATCCCAAATGAAGGAAAACCAAAAGGTGTATGGTTTAGTTTGAAAGAGGGTAGCCGTTACAGTCTCAAGTTTACATTTGAGGTTAGAAACAACATTGTTTCAGGTCTAAGGTATTCAAACACTGTTTGGAAAACGGGGATTAAAGGTGGGTATTTTAAGATTAGTGTCTGATTCATACTTATTATGTGTAATTAAACATCATCATAATCATGATATTTGGCAGTGGATAATACAAAGGAAATGCTTGGGACTTTCAGTCCACAGGTGGAGCCTTATACACATGAAATGGGAGAAGAGATAACACCTTCTGGGTTTTTTGCTAGAGGTTCATATGTGGCTAGAACTAAGGTAagtaaaaatactattttttatctatttatttactATGAAAATTTCAATCCATGGATTGAGTTCAATGGGAGTGGTTTGACCCGAGATCAAATTGAACAGGGTGTGACTTGACCCGGAAGGACATATAGAAAAAAtcacaattgttttttttatcattgtaacaaaaataaattttcattttca is part of the Impatiens glandulifera chromosome 1, dImpGla2.1, whole genome shotgun sequence genome and encodes:
- the LOC124926842 gene encoding uncharacterized protein LOC124926842; the protein is MAPPHESALAISFPRLRPLSLPIISFSLRDHSGSGEEESHKALETVLKLYTAIRKRNIIDISDIIAKECRCISNLISSPQKFNGKQQVLNFFNSLMMSLGNSNIEFVVQPTIQDGLTIGVSWKLECKNTHIPVGEGFSFHICHVYQGKVVIRNVEMFFREPIEPLQMVRNV
- the LOC124920922 gene encoding rho GDP-dissociation inhibitor 1-like isoform X1, with product MSLDIGLSQKLGLEENSIEGKDGITEEMLCRKMNMVNSIDTEEENDEEDDEKIELGPQCTLKAQLEKDKDDESLRKWKEQLLGTVDIESIGAETVDPEVKVLSFAIKSPGRTDMILPIPNEGKPKGVWFSLKEGSRYSLKFTFEVRNNIVSGLRYSNTVWKTGIKVDNTKEMLGTFSPQVEPYTHEMGEEITPSGFFARGSYVARTKFVDDDGKCYLEINYAFDIRKDWQPI
- the LOC124920922 gene encoding rho GDP-dissociation inhibitor 1-like isoform X2, with protein sequence MSLDIGLSQKLGLEENSIEGKDGITEEMLCRKMNMVNSIDTEEENDEEDDEKIELGPQCTLKAQLEKDKDDESLRKWKEQLLGTVDIESIGETVDPEVKVLSFAIKSPGRTDMILPIPNEGKPKGVWFSLKEGSRYSLKFTFEVRNNIVSGLRYSNTVWKTGIKVDNTKEMLGTFSPQVEPYTHEMGEEITPSGFFARGSYVARTKFVDDDGKCYLEINYAFDIRKDWQPI